A window of Cynocephalus volans isolate mCynVol1 chromosome 3, mCynVol1.pri, whole genome shotgun sequence genomic DNA:
TTTAGTTTCATGAATTTTGGTTAGAAATAGAAGTTGAATAGGCTGAATTTCACTGCCACACAGTCACACAGCAATTTGATAATCTAGAAGTATTGAATTTATACAGTGACTTTTTGAGCTCAGGGCCGAAATTAAGATTTTTACAATCTGGTATGGATTAATTAGTTCTAcataagagaagaggagaaagctgCAATATATgtagatttcagtaaagtttctcTCATtatattatgaaagaaaaaaaaaaactgaattctaTGAAACACAATTAGATGAATTTGAAACTTTAGGGACACCTTACCCAGAGAGTATCAACTTAAAAGAGTATTGCATGGAGTGGTAAATACATGATCCTATTGTTTTTCAATAGTTTTGCCAATGATTTAGATATGTATACAGAAAGGGTTAAAAGGGAGAAGGGTTTAGTGTTAAATAATGAGAAAGAATTACATTGGCTGCAAACTCTTCTTAAATCAAAGATATTGGGGTTTCCcctgaaaatgaacaaaaattctgGATTTACTAATAAAATCACAAGGGGAATCACAGTGCAACTTTTGTATGTATTGCCAAGTGGACAATATCCCTCTtatattctactctctgttttcATTGACAACAAGCTTGTCTGATTTTTGATCGTGTCTTTTCTCATTAACCCAAGTTGCCCAGTTATTTCCAAGAAATCCCAGCTCTCTTTAGAAAGTGTAGCCTTCCATACATAAACTGCAGGCAGGCTCCTAAGTGTGCTATGCTACTTCAGATTTTCGTATCTCCGCATATGCTTTCTCCTCTGTTACTGCACAAAGCCAAGCTGTCACTCAGCTGTTACTTCTTTatgtcactttttaattttttgtcactTTCCACATATTTTATCACTTTGTCTTCTATGTGGACTTTTTGATACTACATCTATCATTCTATGTTAAATATTCTTTACCTTCATCTCATCTACAGACTATGAATTCTTTGGGGGAGAGACCatacctcctcctctccctcctgctcctccttttcttttccttctgtataATCATTATATATAACAGAGCTTGGCATATTAGAATGTCAGTTAGTGTTTGTAGAAGTGATGTTAACCCATGGTCCTCTCACCCTTTTCCCTACCATCTTGATCAAAGGTCTatgaacatttaaagaaaaatatttgtcaagAAAACTAACTAGATACTGCAAAAGACACaactgaaacagaaaatatatacCAGCACAGaagattcttaaaaatatttatttagcagaGTAATAGACATGAAGAGGTAAGAACATTGATGAAAATCCTTAGATTTTAGGTGGATTCAGGAGAGTATTAAGAACATGGGTTGTATTTTTGGTGACTCTTTTCCTTggatttttgttatatttgctaAACTCCAgaatatgtttgtttttctttcccaacGTACCCAAATTCAcgtatccaaaaaataaatatccattgtATATTCCATGTCTGTTTTGTATGTGTCTATATTGGAGAGCAATAAAGATGATTTTtgttaaaaagtaattaaaatatattttcatgaattttagGCTTTCATCTTTACCTTAAACCCTGAGGTATGAGAATGACCTGATAAAGCTTatttattcatgagggatacTTCCCCTAGGTGACCCATTAACTGTCTCCTCCTGTGTTGCTTTGGGACAATCAATCTTATTCTATGAGACCATTCCAAGCACAGACTGAAGTCATATTGACCTTCCTTGTACTCTTTGGTACTACTTTTTACTACCTTCTGTGTTGCTAATTAGCTATCCCTTTACCACTCTGGGGGAATTTCAAATAGCTCCATATGCCAGGTGTGATTTTTCTGAAGATGCTGTTATTTCAGATCTGCTAGAGAAAAGGTGGGTGAGAAGGATAGACAGAAAAGATTCAATCAGGTTGTTGTGTATTGTTGACTAAGAGATTTTATGTTATCTAAATCACTGTTTGAAATTACCACTGGGTGTAGGAGTAGAGGGTACCCAAAGGAGAAAGAGTTGAGAATAGGAGTTGAGTCAATGGGCAGGGTTTGACAGGTACTCTGCAGGGAACCCACCTTGGTGTTTAAACAGAGGTAGAGTGGGTTTTCGGTATGTAAGGATGAGAACTACCATGTGGGATACTCAGGCAGGAGCCAGGAGGCACACAGGCATGTCAAGAACAATAGGATGTTTATATTTGGCTCCTGATTCAGATTAGTTTGGCAGTAAACACCCACTGCATAGTCAGTAATGGTATTTGGTTTTGGTCATGATTCACAACTTCTAGATGGACCAAGCAGATAGAAGTATGCAACTTAGGCAGTGTTTGCCAAAGAAGCAGGAGTTGTGTGTTTTTTCCTCCTACCCTGGGTATTTAATCAGTTATTATAATAAATGACTCCGGAGAACAAATCTAAAGTGATTGCTGAGGGCAATTACAGTCAGCCATCTGTATCCGTGGCTTCCATATGCCAGCATTCCACCAACCACAGACTGAAaatgtttggggaaaaaatggaTAGTTGcttctgtactgaacatgtatagATCTTTTCTTATCATTACTCCCTGAACAATACAGAACAACCTATATTTAAAGGGTATTTAAGTTGTATTAgttattgtaagtaatctagagatgatttaaagaataCAGGAGGATGGGGTAGGTTATGTGCAAATATGATGCCACAAATACTATGCCATGTTAGGTCAGGGATTTGAACacccatggattttggtatccctGGGGTCCCGGAACCAATCAATTCCTCACAAATACTGAGAGACACtacattctaattttttaattggaccCCAGTCTTTGTGAAATATTCAAAGGAACTTGATAACTGGGTTAGGTTCATTTTCGTTTGTGcacccattttatttttcattcaacaaaccaCTTCTTTAGCTTCTATTATGATTCCAatactgtgctgggtgctgaggaTACAGAGGAAAAGATAGTTTTTTCCCTCCCTGAGCTCACAGCCTGGTGTGGGagatagaaacaaagaaacactGCACGGCTGTGCAGCTGGAGCTGGAACAGCTCAGAGGTGAACAGGTAAGTAAGGGAGGAatattccttagagaaatgttgCCTTAGGAAAGAAGTGGGAAGAATGGGGCAAATTTTGGTTTCAAATTGAGAGtcaaattaaatttcaaattttctacgcaTCGGGGTTTCTGTCAAGTATTCTCTGAGAAGGAAAACTCAGGTTGTGTCTTTGTGAGATTAGCTTTTCCTTCAGCATACTTTTGCTGGGTGTGTGTTGAGGGCTCTTTGGAGTTCTAAGGATGTAAGCTAGtttctaattccttttttttttttttttttttttttgtctttttctattggGGCACATTATGTCCAGTGTCAGAATTTGAGGGAAATTTCCAtgatcattcttttttcttttctacacaGTTGTTTTCATCACTctgtctttccttatttcttgctccttctttcaatttttcttgttttctttatttctcattaaGTCTTTTTTCTCTCCCACTCCTCACCATATTTCAATTTCATCTCCTTATATTCTTCCTTTATCTTCATGTTCTAAATTATCCCATTTTAAATAATTGACTCAAGATTGCAAAGAGATGAACTAAAATTAATTTAGCAAGTACTTACTGACATCCTAGAGCTGATGATTCTGCCCTGAAACCGTTCTAGGATCTGAGGATAAAGGCAGAGATGAATAATACAGAAATCCTGTCTTTTAGTGCTTGGAAACAGGAAATAACTCATGCACATGTAACTATACTACAGTCTAAAGGTTCTATGATAAGTACTAAATGTTACGGGAAAGGAGGGGAACATGATATTTTTCTAGCTAAGAGAATTTGGGAGGTTTGCTGAGACGTGTGGCTTTTAAATGGACCTGTGAAAAATAGGCAACATTTCAGAAGAAAGGGGGCAGGATACTTTTTGCGGAAAGGATAGTTtgaacaaaaggagaaaatgtaagTTTTAGAGATGGTGAGTAGACCGATTTGGCTGCAGATAAGGTGAAATAGTGCTGGAGCCAAAACACAGAGGTCCTTGAATAGCTTCATTGTTCTTTAGCCAATGGGGGGGTCACTGATAGCTTTGAGCAGTAGAGAGCATGACTAgtgtctttgaaaatattaatctGCTGTAGGGTGGGCTAGGGTGGGCAGAGAAGTGGGATTGGGGGTACTTTGGATTTTGCAGGACCcttatattttctatctctgttaATCCTCACTATGTATCATTTTGATGCTCTAATCTACTGTTTCATTCCgtatttcttatttctgtgtcTCTTCCCCATCCCAAGCAGATTCCAGATAAACCAtggaaattttgattttttttctctatcaaatAGTCAGACTCTAAAATACCCGATGATCTTTTCCTTGgcttttgggttttctttttatttatttgatagtGACATGAGCAAATGCAAAAGGGATAGTAatagacagaaataattttatacatcTTCTTGCAAATCTAAAGATCCCTTATGCCAGAAGAGAACCCATGGTGAAATTTTAAACAGACTCATTGTTAACAAGGAGATTGGCGAAAGATAGGTTGTGATCAGGACCAGCTGATTTAGATACAGCCTTTGCCAAATCTGTTGAGTTACTGTGTGCATTAAGAGGTGATAGCTAACTTTCAAAATGTGTTCACTTTATTacccattctttttttaatagacaGTGTGGTGGCTTTCAttgtgtcaacttggttaggatgagctacatttcccagaattcttttttctgtatgtttccAGCTGAGGGAGGGGCTGCAAGAGAGATTCTTTTGCAAGATTTGGAGGTCAGAAGTAAAGCAGCAGTAATATTTGTAGCTCACATGTGTTGTCACTTATCTGCTAGCTTATTTCATCAGTGTGAGGCAGTGGCCTGGAATGCAGCTGCCACACCTTCCTTGGGATCTACCTGTAGGTTCATTGACTCGTGGGCCAAGTGTGTGTATTTATCCCTGTGACAGAGGACCCTGGCTTCTGCAGTACGCCCAGGTCATcaaggtcagaggcactgagaaCTGACACTGGTTTCAGCCTGTCCTTGTGGGCTCTAGCACTTGCTTGTGGGTTCCAGTTTATTCTTGCTCTCCCCTACTTTAGATGCATCTTCCCTTCCTGACTTCCTGTCCTGTGGACCTCAAGCTACAGCATCAGCTACAAAGACAGTGGACTCACTGATTGTTGAACTAGCTTCCATGATTACGTAAGGTCAACTTCCTGTAACCAGTCTCTCAGCATATTATTTCCTAGTGGTTCTACTTTTGTAacagaaccctgactgataaagCCAGTAATTCCACTTTCTTATTTCTCCTGTTCTTTCAGGCAAATTTGGAGCCAGAAGTGATTGAGACCATGGGAAGAGAAAATTATTCAGTAGTATCTGAGATTGTGTTGGTGGGACTCACCAGTTCTTTGGAGATGCAACTTGTCCTCTTTCTAGTTTTCTCTGTGTTCTATGTAGCAGGTATTTTAGGAAACCTCCTCATTGTGCTCACAGTTGTCTCTGACTCCCATTTACACTCCTCCATGTATTTCCTGCTGGCCAACCTCTCCTTTATTGACATCTGGGTTTCTTCCATTGCAGCTCCCAAAATGATTTATGATCTtttcaaggagaaaaaagtaATCTCTCTCCAAGGCTGCATTGCTCAGATGTTCTTCATTCACGTTATTGGAGGAACTGAGATGGTTCTGCTTGTTGCCATGGCCCTTGACCGATATGTTGCTATATGTAGGCCTCTCCACTACCTGACCATCATGAACTTCAGAACTTGCATTTTACTCTTGGTGGCTGCCTGGACCATTGGAACCATCCACTCATTGATCCAAATTGTATTTGTTGTAAACCTGCCATTCTGCGGCCCCCACGAAGTGGACAGCTTTTACTGTGATCTTCCTCGATTTATTAGGCTTGCCTGCACAGTCACCTACAGACTGGAGCTCATGGTCACTGCCAACAGTGGTTTCATCTCTCTGGgaacttttttcattttgattatcTCCTACATCTTCATCTTGGTCACTGTTTGGCAACATTCTTCAGGTGGCTTGTCCAAGGCCCTCTCTACTCTGTCAGCTCACATCACAGtcgtggttttgttttttggtccaTGCATCTTTGTGTATTCATGGCCTTTTCTCAGAGTTCCTGTGGATAAATTTCTTGCCATTTTTGATGTAGTAATTACCCCATTTCTGAACCCTGCCATCTACACTTTTAGGAACAAAGAGATGAAGTTGGCAATGAGGAGAATATGCAGCCAGCTGTTGAGTTTCAGGAAGCTGTTTTAAGTGATTTTGATGTGAAAAAAGACAAGCATCTCGAACACTCCCTGTCTATGCTGCAGACATAAATCTAGTGAAACATAGCATGGATGCTTACCTTATTAGTTTAATTAACAATGTGCAagattttattaatgttttctgcTCATAAGCAGCAAGGATGTGGTATCCTTTATTATGCAACGTGGTGGCATAAAAAGTATTAGTACAGAACTGTTACCactttttttcccattcctcCTTGATAAAGGCAATTCTTGACTAGTCTGGTATATCCTACTCTGTGTTCTGAGGAGGAATATCTCTTGTCAGATTGATTTTGACAGTTTTCTGAAGAAGAATCCGtagaaaagtattttgaaaatatgagaaaatttgtaattatatttttgatACTCTGGAGGGGTAAGATGTGTGGGAGCAGCTATAATGTGTaaagaaaatagatgaaagataaaagaataattttaaagtgaTATAATTGTGTATTTATTGGCCTTCAATATACAGAATTAAAGAGTTAacataaatgctcaacatcactcagcatgaaattgcaaatcaaaactccattgagatatcatctcaccccagttagactggctattataaaaaaggcAGGGAATAATAAATattggcaaggatgcggagaaaggggaaccctcctacactgttggtgggactgtaaattagtgcagacactatggaaaatggtatggaggttcctcaaagaactacagatagaactgccgtaaaatccagcagttccactgctgggtgtatacccaaaggaatggaaagcatcatgtcgaagggataactgcactcctatgtttattgcagctgtatttactataaccaagagttggaagcaacctaaatgtccatcatcggaagactggataaggataatgtggtatattcacataatggaatactactctgccataaaaaagaatgaaatactgccatttgcagcaacatggatgaacttagagaaaattatgttagatgaaataaaccaggcacaaaaagagaaatactgcttgtcctcaatcataagtgggagctaaaaaataaagaaaaaaagaaagatacgacaatgacaataatacattgaactttcaaaaggagagaacagaactgaggttaccagagattggaaagggggaggaggtgaggggtAAGGCaggaattggtgaagggccatgaaaaatgattccattgtataatgttgaatataccagTTGTCCCCATTTTAGCATCAcaaattgcacacaggtattgatattcaagtctgtactccacagatacataaaatcaaccatgttacaataaaaaggtaatttgaaaaattattattatttttttaattcacatatcAAGCTGAAATTGGATCACTAGGTTATTGCTTCTTAAGCATTTCGGTTAGTGCATATGGTAACTCTGAATTGAACCTTATAATTAATCCAGTGCTTTCAATAGCTGTGTTCCTGCACTCTCAGAGGATTTGGACAATGGAGGCCCAGTAAGGGGAAAAGGCAATAACCTATTTAATAATTCTGTCCCAGCTAGTGCTAATCCTTATCCTAAATACATTGAAATCAGCAATGATTCTTCAGAGTTaggaaaattcttttcttttttagtgacaTGGTTACTAGCACAGACTCTTGAGCCagtctgcctgacttcaaatttcaGCTTTCCTTTTTACTAACTCAAATTGCTTAACTTTTTTATGCCTAAATTccatcttctgtaaaatggacatggGTTCAACCATCTGAAATTCCTGATACCTGACTGTTTTTGACCTCCAGAAATGGCAGTTCCTTATGTCTCAAGATATATTCTTCATATGTTATAaagatgaatatttatatattcataaatataaactgattatttataaagtgctttcaaTAATTCTTGGTCCATAGTGTTATATAAGTGCCTGTTCAATAAAATGGAGTAAAATATTGAAACCACTTGTCACTTTTGATAACCTTCTCCTATGTAGTCTACAAAttgcttctttcctttctgattcTAGACATCACTCTTTGATAAAGAAGTTGCATTTTTCCTAACAGGACTATTCCTCAACAATTTTAAGTGATGAAATTCCTTGAATACTGAGACTTCAAAATGCCACAATTCAGTTTACTTCCTACGTTTTCTTtacactttctttctcttgtatcCAAACCTCCTTTTTATATGTATCTATGAAGCTTATTTTGGTTATCTATGGTGCTTTTTAATATCCTGGAGGATGTTACCAAGCTGATtaacttacaaaaaaaattacacaagtaAAAATTCtgttgattaaaaaatatattgaatacttactatgttCTAATTCCTGTGCCAAGAACTGTAGAAAACTGTGTTAGAAGTATATAAATCAATTGTCGGAAGGGACAATGGGTCTCTGAGGTGAAAAATTACTGCAAATAATTGAGGAGTGTGTTAAAGTGGGCAGACTCAAAAAAAGGGGAATATAGGGGATTTGAACATAGAGGATTCGTGGATTTGTGAATGTCATGGAGTTGGGCTAGAGCTCAGGCTGACCAGACTTCTGAGGTAAGTGCATGCCCTGGGAAAAAGAAACTCACAGAAAGCTGTGAAGGCTGAGGGCAGGTGGACATCAGAGCATGATCTGGGAGGTTGGACACCTATTTCACCTTATTGCCAGGGTCCACAAAGCCTGACAAGATCTGGCCCTACCATCCTCACTGACCTTTTCTTGGCCCTCTCTTCCCTGCTTGCTGCTCTCAGccattttggattttttgttatttgaacacAGTAGTCCCCCCCTTAATAGAGGTTTTACTTTCCATGGTCAtggtaagatattttgagagagagggggagagagagagagacagaccatattcacataatttttattatagtatattattatatttgttctatttcattatttgttatcattgttaatctcttactgtgcctaatttataaattaaactttatcaaagttatgtatgtataggaaaaaacatagtatatatagggctTAGTACTATCCATTGTTTCAGGCATCCAGTGAGGGTCTTGGTTCATAATCtgtgcagataaggggggactactagGACTACCATATACCAAGTTTGTGGCCTCCTGAAACCTGCACACTGGCTCTTCCTCCTCCCGCACAGAGCTTTCACTGGGTATTTGCAGGGCTGCTTCTTCTCATCATTCAGATTTTAGCTTGGGTGTCAACTCTAAGAAAAGACTTCCTGTCTAAAGAAGTGCCCTCTTGCCTCCCTACTTCAGTCATACTCTGTCATATACTTTGTTTAATGTCTTTATAACCcttatttctatttgaaaattgtattatattgttttttcaatattactaacatatatattgttacaaatagtaattattctttatgccccttgtccagtctctctccatctgccttccttccccccttccccctctaattaccctagatttcttctctccttctgaaagaataatggttgctccgttgatttgttgcctggatgatctgtccaatgctgaaaggcatgatcaggtcccccaatatcatCACAGaggagatgcttcttctgtcactctgaaataggctttgtggagagagatgtcctcttcttttctttggtctctgctggtgactctccttgtgtcaatgcactccagtggctggcggaccatctgcatgatgGATGTGgctctagccactttcatggcagccatggttattgtggtggctgtggtgggccgcccacatggaggtgatatttttggcatgctccttggcactggcagtgtgcctggttgtggggtgtgtctggtccccagatccatgcttcaggtcaccaggtggggcccaaggtgctggtgtggtgtgcctggttgtgggagggggttctggtccctttctccatgcctcaggtccccaggtgggcccgaaggggctggtgcagtgtgcctggttgtgggaagggggtctggtccctggttcTATGCCTCTGGTCACTGGGTGGGTCCCAaggtactggtgtggtgtgcctggttgtgggagagggttccggtccccttctccgtgTGTTCATAGCACTTATTGcgattttaaaattgtattatattgtttttaaaataattttttgtttatttttaaatttatttttaattttaaaaatttttaaatttttaatatttttgacagctggccagtactgggtcccaaacccttgactttggtattatcagcatcatgcCCCTGCAAATGAGTTAACCAGCCAGGCCTTGTGTGAcagctttttaaaacaaatatttattaaatattgactATGTGTTCTGTACTGTGCACCACTGATTGCTTACCTTTATTGATCAGGTATGGCAGTGTATGGTGGTGGTGTTGGAGCTGATCAGTTGCAGTTCTCTGTAAGAGTTAATATGAGGAAGTAATACCTGAAGAATGATAGcaagaatgaaaacagaaagggctggccagttagttcagttggttatagcTTGGCCTTGTAGCAACAGGGTCAAAGGTTctgttccctgtaccagccagccaccaaaataaaaagtaaaaacaaaaacaaaaacaaaagcaaaaaatcagAGGGAAAGATCATGACTATGAAAGAAAAGTGAATGGTCAAGGAAGCGTTTTccagaaaaaatgtatatttatttgaaaatgttctgacataatttcttttatactccagtaattaACACTTTATAACCTGAAAATGCTCTTTGATGAAAAATTTCTGTAGTCTAAAGTCATGGATTTTGGATCTTGTGGGACTCGAAGCATCTAGAAAGCCAAAATTGCTCAAGTCAAGGTAGTTTTATGTTGTGCGGTTTCTCATTTCCTACAAGCCCTGTCCTCACTGAAGAGAATGTTTCTACCGTGAAGTCTCTGGTTGGGACTAGAACAGAGCCCAGGCACACCTCGTTTTATAGCCCTTCACTTTATTCTGCTTCACAGACATTGTGTTTTtcacaaattgaaggtttgtggcatcCCTGATAGAGCAAGTCTATCtgtgccatttttccaacagcatgtgctcattTCATGTctctgtcacattttggtaatttttgcaatatttcaaactttttcactACTATTATACTCGTTATGGTCATCtatgatcagtgatctttgatattactattgtaattgttttggggtgccACGAACAGTGTACATAGGacagcaatctttttttttttgcatttttaaacagctttattgaaatatattttacatactataaaattcactctttaaagtgtacaatccaatggtttttagtatattcacagacttGTTTAACTATCACCATTATCTAATCTTAGAACATTTTATTAACCCCCAAATGAAAAGCCTGTCCATTGGCAGTCACTCCCTGTTCTGCCCCTGTCCACCTTCctgccctaggcaaccactataAGATGGCAAacttaatcaataaatgttgtctgtgttctgactgctccactgcTGGCCGTTCCCctatctctcttcctttcttcaggTCTCCCTATTGTCCTAGAtaccataaaattaaaattaggccaattaataacctcATAATGGTCCCTAAATGTTCAAGTGAAAGAGTCACATGTCTCTCACTATAACCCAAAAGCTGGAAATGATTAAGCCCAGTGAGAAAGTCATGTTGAAAGCCAAGATAGGCTGAAAGCTAGGCTTCTTGTGCCCAATAGTTaagttagccaagttgtgaatgcaaaaaaaaaaaaaaaacttgaaggaaattaaaaatgctactttagtgaacacatgaatgataCGAAAGCAAAACAGCCTTAGTGCTGATGTGGAGAAAGTCggagtggtctggatagaagatcagaCCAGCCACagcattcccttaagccaaagcctaatccagagcaaagcCCCAACTCTCATCAATTCTACGAAAGCTGAGAGAGTTGAGgcagctgcagaagaaaagtttgaaacgagcagaggttggttcatgagatttaaaaaagaagCCATTTCCATAATGTCAAAGTGCAAGaagaagcagcaagtgctgatgcagAACCTGCTGCAAGTTATTCAAAAGATCTAGCTAAGAAAGAGGGATagaaagaaaggggagagagagaagagagagagagaagagagagagagaccacaataatacattgaactttcagaaggagagaacaaagacaACGATAATAGAGATGGGGGGAACGAGGGAGGGGATGTTGGGGAGTGAAAGGTCAGGTGGAGGGCATGGGgaaagattatgatttgtaacgaagaatatgctaataatataaaaaaagaaaccta
This region includes:
- the LOC134373027 gene encoding olfactory receptor 4F3/4F16/4F29-like; this encodes MGRENYSVVSEIVLVGLTSSLEMQLVLFLVFSVFYVAGILGNLLIVLTVVSDSHLHSSMYFLLANLSFIDIWVSSIAAPKMIYDLFKEKKVISLQGCIAQMFFIHVIGGTEMVLLVAMALDRYVAICRPLHYLTIMNFRTCILLLVAAWTIGTIHSLIQIVFVVNLPFCGPHEVDSFYCDLPRFIRLACTVTYRLELMVTANSGFISLGTFFILIISYIFILVTVWQHSSGGLSKALSTLSAHITVVVLFFGPCIFVYSWPFLRVPVDKFLAIFDVVITPFLNPAIYTFRNKEMKLAMRRICSQLLSFRKLF